Within Candidatus Aminicenantes bacterium, the genomic segment CTTTCGGGTCTCTGTGCCGCGTGGCGATGTTCCGGGCCTTTAAAAACCTTCAGTTTCTTTATTGCCTGGCGGCTGATGCGGTTTTTGGGCATCATGCCCCTGACGGCGTGAAAGATGATCCTTTCCGGATGGGCGGCCAGCATGCGGGGATAACTGATCTCCTTGATGCCGCCCAGATATCCGGAATGTCGATAATATCTTTTTTGTTCCGTTTTGGCGCCTGTCAGGCGGATTTTCTCTGCGTTGACCACCACCACGAAATCGCCGTTATTGAAATAGGGAGTGTATTCCGGTTTGTGGCGCCCCTGAAGCAAGCGGGCGATTTCAGTGGCCAGGCGACCCAGTACCTGCCCCTCGGCGTCGATCAACCACCATTTGCCGGCATTGATATCATTTTTTGGTACAAACGTCCGGTTCATTTTGTTGAGCTTCATCATTTGACCTCGTCAGAAAAATCTATTTTTATACCATTTGGGGCTGTTTGTCAAGTTTTCCCCGGGCGAAGTCGGGGAGAATCGTGGTGAGGAATGCGGGTTGGATTGCACAAGCAGTGTGGATTGGATAAAACGGATTTTTTCCGGAGGCTAGATATGAACCAGTTGCGCAGGGCTATCGTGGGAGTGGATCGCGAATTACCTTTGTTACACGGGGGAACCGCCCCCTATGTCAATTTTGATAACGCTGCGTCGACTCCCGATTTGCGCCGGGTGTTGGACCGCGTTACTGCGTTCATGGACTTCTACAGTTCCATTCATCGGGGAACCGGATTCAAATCACGTCTTTCTTCGCAGGCTTATGAAATTTCCCGCAGCCTGGCCGGTGAATTCGTAGGTATCGACCCTGAGGAATATGTGGTGATCTTCGGGAAAAATGCCACCGAAGCCATCAACAAACTCTCTTACCGACTGCGACCTTCCCCGGAAAAGGCAATCATTGTTTCTCTCTTGGAGCACCATTCCAACGATTTGCCCTGGCGCCATCAGGGGCGGGTCCTCCATGCGCCGGTTCTCTGCACGGACGGTAGAATCGACCTGGAGGGTTTGGAAATGATGATCCGGGAACACCGGCATGATCTGGCGCTGGTGGCCATCAGCGGGGCTTCCAACGTCACCGGTCACCTAACCCCGCTGCGCGAGGTTGGCGCCATGGCCCATGCGGCCGGGGCCTGGTTCATGGTGGACGGCGCACAATTGGTGCCTCACAAGCCGGTGGACATGACAGCCGATGAAATCGATTTCCTGACCTATTCGGCGCACAAGATGTATGCCCCTTTCGGAACCGGCGTGCTGGTGGCGCGGCGCAGCCTGATGCCCGATGAGACCCCACCCGAATACCCCGGCGGCGGAACGGCCCGTTACGTGTCGCTGACGGATGTTGCCTGGGACGATCTCCCTTTCAGGGACGAATCCGGAAGCCCCAACGTGGTGGGAGCCGTAGCCCTTGCCGAAGCCATCCGGTTTTTTCAGGAGGTCGGATTCCCTCGCCTTGAGCGTATTGAACATGCCCTGACCACTCGATTGCTGCAGGGGTTGGGGCGGTTGCTCGGAATTGAGATTTACGGCAATCCCGACCCGTTTGACCTGGATCAACGGCTGGGAGTGGTGCCGTTCAACATGGAGGATATCCCTCATGCTCTGTTGGCGGCCGTACTTGCTCATGAATACGGTATCGGTGTCCGCAACGGATGTTTCTGCGCTCATCCCTACATAAAGTGCCTTTTGGGAATTAATGGCGAAGCGGAAAAGCGCCTGAGTGAAGAAATCCGCCGCAATGATCGCCGCGAATTGCCTGGTGCGGTTCGCATCTCTTTTGGATTTTACAATGAAGCCTGGGAGGTGGATCGTCTTCTGGGCGCACTGGAGAGATATGGGCACGCAGAAGCAGTCTGGCCCAGGCTTATGGATTGATTGTCCGCAGCGGTGAATACGTTTCCAAAGGATACGGAGATTTTTCCCATTGGTTCAAACTCTGAGAAACCGGTCGCTGCCGCAATCCGCTGATCCCGGCGCAGTTGATTTACTTGACAATTTTTGTTATTATAGTACCAATGCGACTGAACCGGCACCAGATCGAGCACATGGCCTTTGCATTGGTTAAGGGCTTACTGCGCGATCAAACCATTTTAACGGAAGATCGCGACAAAATGGTTGCGGAAATCCAGGAATTGATCAGTCGCGAACTGGAAAAGGAGGATCACCTGGATGAGCAGGTTAAAGAGATTTTAAAGGAAAAATTAAACGATATCCGCAATTCAAATATTGATTACTACGAGATGTTCAAAATGGTCAAGTCCAAATTGGCGGAAAAGGAGAACATCATCCTATGACCCTGAAACTTTCCCGCAACAAGGTCAACCACCTTACCCGCCTGATCGTTGAATACATAGAAAACAACGAGGAACTGGACTATCGCGAGGATGTGACCGGTATCCGTTTCAAGGTTTTTAACCTCATCATGGACGAGCTTCATTTTTTTCAAGAGATTGAAGATCGAGCCCGCATGCGGGTAAACTCCCAGAAACGCAGCGTTCCCGAAGGTTCGCGTGAGTGGGAGATTCTGTTCCGCAAATACACCAACGAAGAGTTTGACAAACTGGGTCGTCTCTGGGACTGACCCGCTCGCCGGCAGCCCTTTGGACCGATAAGCACTCACCGGTGTTGGTTTTCCCCTCTCTATTCGGATTCGTGGTTGAGCGCTTTCATCGGGTGTGGTAATATCTCTTTTCCGCGTTTTCTAAAGGCACCGACCAAGTGAATGGGTCAGGTGGAAAATGAAGACAATCAGGACACGCAAGGGCTTGACCGTTCCTTTAAAAGGGGCGCCGGATCAAATCGTTTATCCCGCTGCCGACGTCACTCAAGTGGGGATATCCGCTCTGGATTATCCGGGCCTGAAACCCCGTCTGCGGGTGAAAGAGGGTGACCGCGTCAAGCGTGGCGAACCGTTGCTCACCGACAAGGTTCACCCTGCAATCCACTTTGTTTCTCCGGCCGGCGGGAGGGTTGTATCCATTCATCGCGGCGCTCGCCGGGTATTGGAGGGAATCGCCGTCGAAGTTGATGGCGATGATGTGGTTGAGTTCAAGGTTCCCGGTAATGGTAAACCAGATCCGGACGCTATCCGCAGTGCTTTGCTGAGCTCCGGTTTGTGGCCGGTCATCCGCATGCGCCCTTTTGAAATGGTCGCCGATCCCGATGTTCCTCCCCAGGCACTCTTTGTAACGGCCATGGACACACAACCTCATGCACCTCGAATATCGGCCATGTTGGCCGGGCGTGAAGAGGATTTCCGTTCGGGAATGCGGCTGTTGAGCCGCCTGGCTGGTGTGCCGGTTTTCCTTTGCCGGGACCCGGGCACGGAGCTGCCCCTTACAGATCTTTCCGGGGATGTACGGGAGGTGGTCTTCCAAGGCCCGCATCCAGCGGGAAACGTCGGCACCCATATCCATTTCCTCTCTCCGGTTTGCCGCGGGCGCCGGGTGTGGCACGTGGGTTTCCAGGATGTGTTGGCGATTGGCGAGTTTTTTCGTAGCGGTTGTTTGCCGGTTGAAAGGATTCTGTCCTTGGCCGGTCCCGCCGTTCGTCAACCCCGCCTGTTGCGAACCCGCCTGGGGGCCTCTTTGCCCGAGTTGACCCGGGGTGAAGTGATCAGTGGAGACATACGGCTGATATCCGGCTCCGTGTTGACCGGGTTCACTGTCACTTCCGGTCGCCGGTTCCTGGGACGTTATCACCAGCAGGTGTCCGCACTGCGGGAAGGAGGGCGCCGGCGTTTTCTGGGGTGGCTTTATCCGGGATTCTCGCTCTTTTCCGCAAAGGGCGTTGTGGCCTCACACTTCATGCCCCGCCGCGACCTGGATCTCAACACGGACATTCACGGAGGACGCCGGGCCATCATCCCCACCGGTGTGCTGGAATCCGTTTGTCCCCTGGATATTCTGTCGACGCCATTGATGCGGGCGTTGATGGTGGACGATCTTGAAGATGCGGAGAAATTGGGTGTGTTGGAGCTGGCTGAAGAGGATGTGGCCCTGTTTTCATTTGTCTCCGCCTCCAAACTGGATTATGCGGAAGCGTTGCGGCGGAACCTGGAAACCATCAGGAAGGAAGGATAGGCAAGTGCTGCGAAGAATGCTCGATCATTTTGGGAAAAATTGGTTCGGCGAGAATGGCCGCTGGCGCCGTTGGTTTCCCCTGTATGAGGCCGTTGACACTTTTCTCTATTCTCCCGGCAAGGTAACCCGTTCGGCGCCCCATATCCGCGATGCCATGGATCTGAAGCGCATGATGGTCACGGTTGTTATCGCCTTGATTCCCGCCGTGCTGATGGCCTTGTACAACACCGGACTGCAGGCCAACCTGGCCATTGCCGGCGCGGACGCCATGCCGTTGCCGGGGTGGCGTGCGGGCCTGATGCAATGGCTGGGCCTGGGGTTTTCACCGGATTCCGTCCTCGACTGTGCCGTCCACGGCATGATGTATTTCATTCCGCTCTATTTCGTTACCATGGTGGTCGGGGGCGCCTGGGAAGTGGCGTTCGCCGTTGTCCGCGGTCATGAGGTCAGCGAAGGCTTCCTGGTAACAGGATTGCTCTTTCCCCTGATCCTCCCGCCCACGCTTCCCCTGTGGATGGCCGCCGTCGGGATTTCTTTCGGTGTCGTGATTGGAAAAGAGGTGTTTGGGGGCGTGGGCATGAACATTATCAACCCCGCCCTGGCGGCACGCATGTTTCTTTTCTTTGCATATCCTTTGCAGTTTTCCAGTGCCGGCGCCTGGATCGCCGTGGATGGATTCAGCCGCGCCACTCCCCTGGCGCAGCTGGCCGATCCCGTGCTTTCTCTCTCTGTGACCTGGAAGAATGCATTCCTTGGTTTTATTCCCGGGTCCATGGGGGAAACTTCGGTGGTGGCATGCATGCTGGGCGCACTGGTGCTTGTCGTGACCGGGGTGGGCTCCTGGCGCATCATCGTCTCCGTACTGGCGGGGGTCGTAGGTACGGCTTTGTTTTTCAACCTGTTGGGCAGTGCCACAAATCCCATGTTTGCCTTGCCCCCTCACTGGCACCTCGTACTCGGCGGGTTGATGTTCGGCACCGTGTTCATGGCCACGGACCCCGTAACCGCGGCCATGACAAATTGCGGAAGGGTGGCTTACGGCCTGTTGATTGGTGTCATGGTGATTTTGATCCGCGTGGTGAACCCCGCTTTCCCGGAGGGCATCATGCTGGCGATTCTGTTTGCCAACATTACAGCACCGGTGCTCGACCGCTTGGTGATCAACGCCAACATCAAGAGGAGGATGATCCGTTATGGCCTCAGATAGCAAGAGCAGGATCCTCCTGGTTACCCTTGCCGTGTGTTCAGTATGCGCGGTACTGGTTTCCGTGGCCGCGGTGGGGCTGAAACCCCGCCAGGAAGTGAATCAGCGCATGGAAAAGTTGCGCAATATCCTTGATGCCGGAGGCCTGCTCAATGGCGGCGTGGATGTGGCGGAAATGTACAACCGCCGTATTGAGGCGGAGTTCATCCGTCTTGTCGACGGGGCTCCCATGCCGGAAAAGAGCGTTCCCCGCGGAGTGACACCGGAAACCTTTGACTTCCGCCGCCTGGCGACAGGAGCAGAAACGGGCCGCTCACTCGGGTCGGAAGACGATTTGGCGGGGTTACGGCGGATTCCCGAATTCATGCCAATTTATTTGGTCAGGGATGCCGCCGGAAAAGTTTTAAAGGTAATCCTGCCCGTGGCGGGCAAAGGCCTATGGTCGACCATGTTCGGTTTCCTGGCTCTCGATTCCGACCTGCGAACCATCCGGGGATTCACTTTCTACGATCATGGAGAAACACCAGGCCTGGGCGGCGAAATCGACAATCCCCGCTGGCAGGAGAAATGGCAGGGAAAGCTTGCTTTTGCCGCGGATGGCCAAGTAATGATTGAAGTGTTGCGTGGCCGTGTGGAGCCCGGGGATCCGCTCGCGCCATATCGTGTGGACGGCATATCCGGGGCCACCAAGACCACCCAGGGAGTTCAAGGGCTTGTCCGCTTCTGGCTGGGCGAGAATGGGTACGGCCCGTTTTTGGACCGTGCCGCACAGGAGGGCTTGAATGAGGCTCTTTAAAAAGACATTGCTCGAGCCGGTGATCCGCAACAACCCGATCGCCATCCAGGTGCTGGGGATCTGCTCCGCCCTGGCGGTCACATCCCGCCTGGACACCACCCTGATCATGTGTCTGGCGGTGATTTTCGTGACTACTTTTTCCAACGTCTCCATCAGCATGATTCGCAACCATATTCCGTCCAGTGTACGCATCATCGTGGAGATGACGATTATCGCTTCTTTGGTGATCATTGCAGACCAGTTGATCCGGGCCTACTTCTTTGATGTCAGCAAGCAGTTGTCCGTGTACGTGGGGCTGATTATTACGAATTGCATTATCATGGGGCGTGCCGAGGCTTTTGCGTTGCAGAACCCTCCCTGGCCGAGTCTGCTGGATGGTTTTGGAAACGGCCTGGGATACAGCGTGATTTTGATCGCGGTGGCGGTGGTAAGAGAGCTGTTCGGGCAGGGCAAGCTACTGGGTGTATCCATTATCCCCCTCGACACAGAGGGAGGATGGTACACGGCCAACGGTGTGCTGTTGCTGCCGGCCAGCGCTTTTTTTCTGATCGGGGGGTTGATCTGGATCATCCGCACCATTCACAAAGACCTGGCGGAAGAGGCCTGACATGCTGGAACACTATATCAGCCTGTTTGTGAAGTCGATTTTCATTGACAATATCGCCCTGTCCCTGTTTCTGGGTATGTGCACCTTTCTGGCCGTATCCCGGCGGGTGGACACCGCTGCCGGCCTTGGGGTGGCCGTGGTCGTGGTGCAATCCATCACGGTGCCGGTCAACAACCTGATCCACAACCACGTGTTGCGGGAAGGCGCCCTTGCATGGGCCGGCCTTGGGGGGGCGGACCTGAGTTTTCTGGGCCTGATCACGTATATCGGGGTAATCGCAGCCATGGTACAGATTCTGGAAATGGCCCTGGATAAGTTTTTTCCCCGCTTGTACAATGCCTTGGGTATTTTTCTGCCCTTGATTACGGTCAACTGCGCCATTCTCGGGGGATCGCTGTTTATGGTGGAAAGGGATTACACGTTTGCCGAAAGTGTGGTTTTCGGTCTAGGCTCCGGGGTCGGCTGGGCCCTGGCCATCGTAATGCTTGCCGGCCTCAGGGAAAAAATGAAATACAGCCGTGTGCCGGCGGGGCTGCGTGGTTTGGGAATCACTTTTATCACCGCCGGCTTGATGGCCATCATTTTTATGCTTTTCTCGGGTATCCAATTGTAGATCGCCGTGCTGTTTCGCGGCCAGATGAATGGGGTAAGGCATGAACGGATTGGAGTTGATCGCTTTGGGGGTGGCCATGTTCATCCTCATTGTCCTGATATTGGTCGCATTCATCCTGTTGGCGCGGTCCAAACTGGTGGCCACCGGCAATGTGACCGTAATCGTCAACCAGAACCCCGACCGCAGCCTGGTGGTGCCGGTGGGTGGTAAACTCCTGAACGCTCTGACCGAAAAAGAAATATACCTACCTTCCGCATGTGGCGGAAGCGGGACTTGCGGCACTTGCAAACTGAAAATCACTTCCGGTGGAGGAGATGTCCTGCCCACGGAACGGTCTCTGCTCAGTCGCAGGGAAGTCCGCGAACAATTCCGCCTTTCCTGTCAGGTTCCGGTGAAAGACAACATGGAAATCGAGGTGCCGCCGGAGATCTTCAGCGTACAACGCTGGCAATGCCGTGTGCGTTTCAATCGTTGTGTGGCCACGTTTATCAAGGAGTTGGTGCTCGAACTGCCTGCAGGCGAAAACGTGAATTTCCGTGCCGGCGGGTACATTCAGGTCGAGGCCCCGCCCCATCGCTTGAGTTTTGCGGATTTTCAAATTGACGATGAGTATCGGCAAGACTGGGAACGCCTGGACCTGTTTCGCCTTTCTTCAAAGGTCGCCGAGCCCGTAACCCGGGCATACTCCATGGCCAACTATCCGGAAGAAAAGGGCATCATCATGTTGAATGTGCGCATCGCCCTGCCCCCGTCGGGGAAAACGGGTCTGCCTCCGGGAGCCATGTCTTCCTGGATTTTCAACCTGAAGTCGAAAGACAGGGTAACGATATCGGGTCCATATGGAGAGTTCTTTGCCCGGGATACAGACAACGAAATGGTTTTTATCGGCGGTGGTGCGGGCATGGCTCCCATGCGCTCCCATATCCTGGATCAACTGAAGCGACTGCGCACGCAGCGGCGCATTTCGTTCTGGTATGGGGCGCGCAGCCTGCGGGAAATGTTTTACACCGAGGAATTTGATCGCCTGGCCGAGGAATATGACAATTTCGACTGGACCATGGCGCTCTCAGACCCCCTGCCTGAAGATGACTGGCAGGGGCCGGTGGGTTTTATCCATCAGGTTGTTTACGACCGGTATCTGAAAGATCATCCCGCACCCGAGGATTGCGAGTATTATATATGTGGTCCTCCCCTGATGCTCAATGCGGTACTGCAGATGTTAAACAGCCTGGGAGTGGAGCCGGAGAATATCCTTTACGATGACTTTGGAAACTAAGCCCTCTTTCGCCGCATCGGTTTTTTGTCTCTGTTTGCCTTTGCTGTTGTTGCTTGTGGTTCCGGGCTTTACCGGATGCACCGGTTCCAACATCAGCCCCTGCGTGCTGTCGGGCATGACCATGGGCACGACCTGGATGGCCAAGTTCAGCGCACCCGCCCAATGGGAAGAAGGCGGTTTTGTCAACCGGCGGGCTCTCATCCGCAAAGCAATTGACGAAGAGTTGGATGCGGTAAATCAGCGCATGTCCGTTTTTCGTCCGTCTTCGGAAATTTCCCGTTTCAATTGTTTTCTTTCCACGGAATGGTTTGGGGTTTCCCGGGAACTGGCTGTTCTGGTAAAACGCGCGCTGGACATTCACCGGTTTTCGTATGGGGCGTTGGATATCACCATCGGCCCATTGATTCGTTTGTGGGGGTTTGGACCCGGAGGAGAGCGGCGGATCCCAACCATCGAAAAGATCCAATTCAATCTTGAGCGGTGCGGCGGCCGTTACCTGGATGTGTGCCTGGAGCCCCCGGCGCTGCGCAAAAAAATTCCGGAACTGGAATGCAATCTATCCTCATTGGCAAAGGGGTATGGCGTGGATCGCCTGGCGGCTATGCTGGATCAGTGGAAAATCACCGATTACCTGGTGGAGATCGGGGGTGAAGTACGCGCCAGGGGTGAGCGCCCCGGAGGCGGGCCCTGGCAAATCG encodes:
- a CDS encoding 50S ribosomal protein L13, with the translated sequence MNRTFVPKNDINAGKWWLIDAEGQVLGRLATEIARLLQGRHKPEYTPYFNNGDFVVVVNAEKIRLTGAKTEQKRYYRHSGYLGGIKEISYPRMLAAHPERIIFHAVRGMMPKNRISRQAIKKLKVFKGPEHRHAAQRPESINIQGGTR
- a CDS encoding aminotransferase class V-fold PLP-dependent enzyme codes for the protein MRVGLHKQCGLDKTDFFRRLDMNQLRRAIVGVDRELPLLHGGTAPYVNFDNAASTPDLRRVLDRVTAFMDFYSSIHRGTGFKSRLSSQAYEISRSLAGEFVGIDPEEYVVIFGKNATEAINKLSYRLRPSPEKAIIVSLLEHHSNDLPWRHQGRVLHAPVLCTDGRIDLEGLEMMIREHRHDLALVAISGASNVTGHLTPLREVGAMAHAAGAWFMVDGAQLVPHKPVDMTADEIDFLTYSAHKMYAPFGTGVLVARRSLMPDETPPEYPGGGTARYVSLTDVAWDDLPFRDESGSPNVVGAVALAEAIRFFQEVGFPRLERIEHALTTRLLQGLGRLLGIEIYGNPDPFDLDQRLGVVPFNMEDIPHALLAAVLAHEYGIGVRNGCFCAHPYIKCLLGINGEAEKRLSEEIRRNDRRELPGAVRISFGFYNEAWEVDRLLGALERYGHAEAVWPRLMD
- a CDS encoding DUF507 family protein, with product MRLNRHQIEHMAFALVKGLLRDQTILTEDRDKMVAEIQELISRELEKEDHLDEQVKEILKEKLNDIRNSNIDYYEMFKMVKSKLAEKENIIL
- a CDS encoding DUF507 family protein, with amino-acid sequence MTLKLSRNKVNHLTRLIVEYIENNEELDYREDVTGIRFKVFNLIMDELHFFQEIEDRARMRVNSQKRSVPEGSREWEILFRKYTNEEFDKLGRLWD
- a CDS encoding Na(+)-translocating NADH-quinone reductase subunit A → MKTIRTRKGLTVPLKGAPDQIVYPAADVTQVGISALDYPGLKPRLRVKEGDRVKRGEPLLTDKVHPAIHFVSPAGGRVVSIHRGARRVLEGIAVEVDGDDVVEFKVPGNGKPDPDAIRSALLSSGLWPVIRMRPFEMVADPDVPPQALFVTAMDTQPHAPRISAMLAGREEDFRSGMRLLSRLAGVPVFLCRDPGTELPLTDLSGDVREVVFQGPHPAGNVGTHIHFLSPVCRGRRVWHVGFQDVLAIGEFFRSGCLPVERILSLAGPAVRQPRLLRTRLGASLPELTRGEVISGDIRLISGSVLTGFTVTSGRRFLGRYHQQVSALREGGRRRFLGWLYPGFSLFSAKGVVASHFMPRRDLDLNTDIHGGRRAIIPTGVLESVCPLDILSTPLMRALMVDDLEDAEKLGVLELAEEDVALFSFVSASKLDYAEALRRNLETIRKEG
- a CDS encoding NADH:ubiquinone reductase (Na(+)-transporting) subunit B encodes the protein MLDHFGKNWFGENGRWRRWFPLYEAVDTFLYSPGKVTRSAPHIRDAMDLKRMMVTVVIALIPAVLMALYNTGLQANLAIAGADAMPLPGWRAGLMQWLGLGFSPDSVLDCAVHGMMYFIPLYFVTMVVGGAWEVAFAVVRGHEVSEGFLVTGLLFPLILPPTLPLWMAAVGISFGVVIGKEVFGGVGMNIINPALAARMFLFFAYPLQFSSAGAWIAVDGFSRATPLAQLADPVLSLSVTWKNAFLGFIPGSMGETSVVACMLGALVLVVTGVGSWRIIVSVLAGVVGTALFFNLLGSATNPMFALPPHWHLVLGGLMFGTVFMATDPVTAAMTNCGRVAYGLLIGVMVILIRVVNPAFPEGIMLAILFANITAPVLDRLVINANIKRRMIRYGLR
- a CDS encoding Na(+)-translocating NADH-quinone reductase subunit C yields the protein MASDSKSRILLVTLAVCSVCAVLVSVAAVGLKPRQEVNQRMEKLRNILDAGGLLNGGVDVAEMYNRRIEAEFIRLVDGAPMPEKSVPRGVTPETFDFRRLATGAETGRSLGSEDDLAGLRRIPEFMPIYLVRDAAGKVLKVILPVAGKGLWSTMFGFLALDSDLRTIRGFTFYDHGETPGLGGEIDNPRWQEKWQGKLAFAADGQVMIEVLRGRVEPGDPLAPYRVDGISGATKTTQGVQGLVRFWLGENGYGPFLDRAAQEGLNEAL
- a CDS encoding NADH:ubiquinone reductase (Na(+)-transporting) subunit D, with the translated sequence MRLFKKTLLEPVIRNNPIAIQVLGICSALAVTSRLDTTLIMCLAVIFVTTFSNVSISMIRNHIPSSVRIIVEMTIIASLVIIADQLIRAYFFDVSKQLSVYVGLIITNCIIMGRAEAFALQNPPWPSLLDGFGNGLGYSVILIAVAVVRELFGQGKLLGVSIIPLDTEGGWYTANGVLLLPASAFFLIGGLIWIIRTIHKDLAEEA
- the nqrE gene encoding NADH:ubiquinone reductase (Na(+)-transporting) subunit E; translated protein: MEHYISLFVKSIFIDNIALSLFLGMCTFLAVSRRVDTAAGLGVAVVVVQSITVPVNNLIHNHVLREGALAWAGLGGADLSFLGLITYIGVIAAMVQILEMALDKFFPRLYNALGIFLPLITVNCAILGGSLFMVERDYTFAESVVFGLGSGVGWALAIVMLAGLREKMKYSRVPAGLRGLGITFITAGLMAIIFMLFSGIQL
- a CDS encoding NADH:ubiquinone reductase (Na(+)-transporting) subunit F, producing MELIALGVAMFILIVLILVAFILLARSKLVATGNVTVIVNQNPDRSLVVPVGGKLLNALTEKEIYLPSACGGSGTCGTCKLKITSGGGDVLPTERSLLSRREVREQFRLSCQVPVKDNMEIEVPPEIFSVQRWQCRVRFNRCVATFIKELVLELPAGENVNFRAGGYIQVEAPPHRLSFADFQIDDEYRQDWERLDLFRLSSKVAEPVTRAYSMANYPEEKGIIMLNVRIALPPSGKTGLPPGAMSSWIFNLKSKDRVTISGPYGEFFARDTDNEMVFIGGGAGMAPMRSHILDQLKRLRTQRRISFWYGARSLREMFYTEEFDRLAEEYDNFDWTMALSDPLPEDDWQGPVGFIHQVVYDRYLKDHPAPEDCEYYICGPPLMLNAVLQMLNSLGVEPENILYDDFGN
- a CDS encoding FAD:protein FMN transferase, with the protein product MTLETKPSFAASVFCLCLPLLLLLVVPGFTGCTGSNISPCVLSGMTMGTTWMAKFSAPAQWEEGGFVNRRALIRKAIDEELDAVNQRMSVFRPSSEISRFNCFLSTEWFGVSRELAVLVKRALDIHRFSYGALDITIGPLIRLWGFGPGGERRIPTIEKIQFNLERCGGRYLDVCLEPPALRKKIPELECNLSSLAKGYGVDRLAAMLDQWKITDYLVEIGGEVRARGERPGGGPWQIGVMEPEKAGGVRRVVRLKDLSMATSGDYQNYFEVDGIRYSHTIDPRTGHPVRHNLASVTVVADTCMIADAWATALLVMGPVKAKKLALERSLCVFLVERSGREYREFMTPVFRELLVDSGSRQP